Proteins encoded together in one Thermococcus gammatolerans EJ3 window:
- a CDS encoding class III signal peptide-containing protein, translated as MRRAQTALEYLFMLAAALILVAIALRTVLDTTKQLQQTVSSYAKAVRKNVLEDL; from the coding sequence ATGAGGAGAGCCCAGACAGCTCTGGAGTACCTGTTCATGCTTGCGGCCGCGCTGATACTCGTGGCAATAGCCCTTAGAACAGTTCTCGACACGACAAAACAGCTCCAGCAGACGGTTTCGAGCTACGCAAAGGCCGTCCGCAAGAACGTTCTGGAGGACCTGTGA
- a CDS encoding A24 family peptidase C-terminal domain-containing protein yields the protein MDPLTILILLVGSFMGILTSYTDLKTGFIFDNHVFPLLALVERLRGLEEEEEVPLNPVLTKIPVPAVEAGILIYLYLGLKSGNPLVALAGIIGFFVGLVLGLILYYAGAWASGDVLVLAGFSALLPYPLHYARVVAPYEVRYPLYPIAVLFNSILAVFPFLFAYALGVLIARKKTKKLRQVLFEKANLSVEVALWLMAGVAVSVLLQRAGWTLPAPVRYLLTIVTILIFGKYRRVGDGIGLASLAYLTYLLGLDAAYGFLKLAVVLYLFKVFFSVVRVLREEALVEEVTVEELGEWDILGETIYIENGEVRRERSGFFELLVRAIKEGDLSVLTSPVRGEVIASPTAEGLSREQIEKLKALVEEGKIENRFLRKKAMPFAPSIFIGFLIAFFWGDVFWWLVLKTAGL from the coding sequence ATGGATCCCCTTACGATTCTTATACTGCTAGTTGGATCATTCATGGGAATCCTCACCTCTTACACCGACCTCAAGACCGGCTTCATATTTGACAACCACGTTTTTCCCCTCCTCGCTCTGGTCGAAAGGCTCAGGGGTCTTGAGGAAGAAGAGGAAGTGCCCCTTAATCCAGTTCTAACGAAGATACCAGTTCCCGCCGTTGAGGCGGGGATACTCATCTACCTATACCTCGGCCTGAAATCGGGTAATCCCCTGGTAGCTCTCGCCGGGATAATAGGCTTTTTCGTTGGCCTGGTTCTCGGTTTGATCCTCTACTACGCCGGGGCCTGGGCTTCAGGCGACGTTCTCGTTTTGGCCGGCTTTTCGGCCCTCCTGCCGTACCCGCTCCATTATGCCCGTGTTGTCGCACCGTACGAAGTCAGATACCCGCTCTACCCGATTGCAGTACTCTTCAACAGCATCCTCGCGGTCTTTCCCTTTCTCTTCGCCTACGCCCTCGGTGTGCTGATAGCGAGGAAAAAGACCAAAAAACTCAGACAGGTTCTCTTTGAGAAGGCAAACCTCTCCGTTGAAGTGGCGCTCTGGCTCATGGCCGGAGTAGCGGTCTCAGTTCTTCTCCAGAGGGCAGGGTGGACTCTTCCCGCCCCCGTGCGCTACCTTCTAACGATAGTCACCATCCTCATCTTTGGAAAGTACCGGCGCGTCGGTGATGGCATCGGTCTGGCTTCCCTCGCCTACCTCACGTACCTCCTCGGACTTGATGCAGCTTACGGCTTCCTAAAGCTCGCCGTCGTGCTTTACCTGTTCAAGGTCTTCTTCTCCGTCGTCAGGGTTCTCCGCGAGGAGGCCCTCGTGGAGGAGGTAACGGTTGAGGAGCTGGGGGAGTGGGACATCCTCGGGGAGACCATCTACATCGAGAACGGTGAGGTCAGGAGAGAGCGCTCCGGCTTTTTTGAACTGCTCGTGAGGGCCATTAAGGAGGGAGATCTAAGCGTGCTCACGTCCCCGGTGAGGGGTGAAGTGATCGCGTCCCCTACGGCCGAGGGGCTCTCGCGCGAGCAGATAGAGAAGCTTAAGGCCCTCGTGGAGGAGGGAAAGATCGAGAACAGGTTCCTCAGGAAAAAGGCCATGCCCTTCGCCCCGAGCATCTTCATCGGTTTCCTCATAGCCTTCTTCTGGGGCGATGTGTTCTGGTGGCTCGTGCTGAAGACGGCCGGACTTTGA